A part of Methanomassiliicoccales archaeon genomic DNA contains:
- a CDS encoding Lrp/AsnC family transcriptional regulator, whose product MSSYYGDDQVTAIINLKVDTKEADKIAQKVSEIDIVEDVFLVTGDTDIVVKTKFKNYNQLKRFLVEDISVINGVKDTKTLMVVTTFKENGEVKEEGQES is encoded by the coding sequence ATGTCATCCTATTATGGAGATGACCAAGTGACCGCTATCATCAACCTAAAGGTCGACACCAAAGAGGCCGACAAGATCGCGCAGAAGGTCTCAGAGATCGACATAGTCGAAGATGTGTTCCTGGTCACTGGCGACACCGACATCGTCGTCAAGACCAAGTTCAAGAACTATAACCAGCTCAAAAGGTTCTTAGTTGAGGACATTTCCGTCATCAACGGTGTGAAGGACACCAAGACGCTAATGGTCGTGACCACGTTCAAAGAGAATGGCGAGGTCAAAGAAGAGGGCCAAGAAAGCTAG
- a CDS encoding 50S ribosomal protein L11 — translation MPETIEVLVDGGKATPGPPLGPALGPTGINVVQVVQKINEKTKDFAGMKVPVKVIIDPKNKSFEIKVGTPPTSALLFKELGIEKGSGAPKVTKAGNITIEQAIKVAEMKKDSLMGKDLKNRVLEVIGTAVSCGITIEGKDPKEMQKEIKDGKWDAKLVG, via the coding sequence ATGCCAGAAACGATCGAGGTGCTGGTGGATGGCGGCAAGGCCACACCAGGTCCGCCGCTCGGGCCCGCATTGGGACCGACGGGGATCAACGTTGTACAAGTAGTGCAGAAGATCAACGAGAAGACAAAGGACTTCGCCGGCATGAAGGTCCCGGTCAAGGTCATCATCGACCCTAAGAACAAGTCGTTCGAGATCAAGGTCGGAACGCCACCGACCTCCGCCCTCCTCTTCAAGGAGCTTGGCATCGAGAAGGGCTCAGGGGCTCCCAAGGTGACCAAGGCAGGGAACATAACGATAGAGCAGGCCATCAAGGTCGCCGAGATGAAGAAGGACAGTCTCATGGGTAAGGACCTGAAGAACCGCGTCCTGGAGGTAATCGGCACTGCTGTCTCCTGCGGCATCACCATCGAGGGCAAGGACCCCAAGGAGATGCAGAAGGAGATAAAGGATGGAAAGTGGGATGCCAAGTTGGTCGGATAA
- a CDS encoding UPF0147 family protein produces MAVDPKIKLGQIIEVLDQLAEDTSVPRNIRRGATEAKTRLEHPTEPMDVKIAGAIGKLDDLANDPNIPMHGRTVIYRIITELENVLKIVSK; encoded by the coding sequence ATGGCAGTCGATCCAAAGATTAAGCTTGGCCAGATCATCGAGGTCCTTGACCAGCTTGCCGAGGACACTTCGGTCCCAAGGAACATCCGCCGCGGGGCCACTGAGGCTAAGACCAGGCTCGAACATCCGACCGAGCCCATGGACGTCAAGATCGCAGGAGCGATAGGCAAGCTTGATGACCTGGCGAATGACCCGAACATACCGATGCACGGAAGAACGGTCATTTACAGGATAATCACCGAGCTAGAGAACGTCCTGAAGATCGTCAGCAAATGA
- a CDS encoding M20 family metallopeptidase: protein MDKNVMETLIDLLLIESDHTKDKKEMVDYVVGWLRNLGLEVDIVGDPAVPAISAYNGYNGIALAGHLDTVPIGMNWTYEQGEVEGNRVYGRGAADMKGACACMLHAAKALMKEDVDFYVLFTTDEEMRMSGAKALLHSHAVKNACGMVIGEPTDLRVAYKEKGVSQIELTTKGRTAHASMPKLGDNAIIKMNRLLSRVEAYAEEVNADGSGLTVGVNVIRGGEKSNVVPDLCRAELDVRTPYPMKAEDVVEELRSRLNGLEFEVRIAHEVPSFQTSPDSPLLRAALEMLGTEAIEVPYATEAAIYSKEVKDILICGPGDLRLAHSPDEYVEKEQLGRTVDLYVHLAKIMAQG from the coding sequence ATGGACAAGAACGTCATGGAGACCCTCATAGACCTGTTATTGATAGAGAGCGACCACACCAAGGACAAGAAGGAAATGGTGGATTATGTTGTAGGTTGGCTCCGCAATCTGGGTCTGGAGGTGGATATTGTCGGTGACCCCGCCGTCCCTGCCATCAGCGCCTATAATGGCTACAACGGTATAGCATTGGCGGGGCATCTGGACACTGTCCCGATAGGTATGAACTGGACCTATGAGCAGGGAGAGGTGGAGGGCAACAGGGTCTACGGTCGGGGAGCTGCCGACATGAAGGGCGCCTGTGCCTGCATGCTGCACGCGGCCAAGGCCCTGATGAAAGAGGACGTGGATTTCTATGTCCTGTTCACGACCGACGAGGAGATGAGGATGAGCGGGGCCAAGGCTCTCCTGCACTCGCATGCCGTCAAGAACGCCTGTGGAATGGTCATCGGTGAGCCTACCGACCTGAGGGTGGCATATAAGGAGAAAGGGGTCTCCCAGATAGAGCTGACCACAAAAGGAAGGACCGCCCATGCAAGCATGCCGAAGCTAGGTGACAATGCGATCATCAAGATGAACCGTCTTCTGAGCAGGGTCGAGGCCTATGCTGAAGAGGTGAACGCGGACGGGAGCGGGCTGACCGTCGGTGTGAACGTGATAAGGGGTGGGGAGAAGAGCAACGTGGTACCAGACCTCTGCAGAGCGGAATTGGATGTAAGGACACCCTATCCCATGAAGGCCGAGGATGTCGTAGAGGAGCTGAGGAGCAGGTTGAATGGACTGGAATTTGAAGTGAGGATAGCTCATGAAGTGCCTTCTTTCCAGACCAGCCCTGACTCCCCCCTGTTGAGGGCCGCTCTCGAGATGCTCGGCACCGAGGCGATAGAAGTGCCTTATGCAACTGAGGCTGCGATCTACAGCAAGGAGGTAAAGGACATATTGATCTGCGGCCCTGGGGACCTCAGACTAGCCCATTCTCCTGATGAATATGTCGAAAAAGAGCAGTTGGGGCGCACTGTCGATCTATATGTCCATCTTGCAAAGATCATGGCTCAGGGATAG
- the asnS gene encoding asparagine--tRNA ligase — translation MCPASHISDLLKQPVFDSDVEVRGWVYRTRSSGKIVFDVLRDSTGVIQVTIKKGNLPDKEFEDAQRSQIESSVVVKGRMFKDERAPGGYEIRATSFHLIGAAAPFPITEYQSEELLLDNRHLWIRSREQTAVMKVKASLMKGAREWLNSNEFYEVTPPILTKNACEGGVTLFKLKYFDDQAFLSQSAQMYLEAMIFSLERVYAITPSFRAEKSRTTRHLTEFWHLELEEAWTDNAQNMEIQEKLVSAMVDKAVQERPEELRLLGRDIEDLKEIAPPFKRVTYSQMIDRLKKKNFEIEWGSDLGAPEERAVTEDEKVPTFVMNFPKECKAFYMKEDPEDPRTVKCADLLAPEGYGEIIGGSERETDLNKLLARLEEHQVPVEAYQWYLDLRRFGSVPHSGFGLGIERVVRWVCKLEHIRDAIPFPRTVARVYP, via the coding sequence ATGTGCCCAGCATCCCACATCAGCGACCTTCTGAAACAGCCAGTCTTCGACTCCGACGTCGAGGTCCGTGGCTGGGTCTACCGCACCAGGAGCAGTGGGAAGATCGTGTTCGATGTCCTCAGGGACTCGACAGGTGTTATACAGGTCACAATAAAGAAGGGGAATCTTCCAGACAAGGAGTTCGAGGACGCTCAGCGCTCCCAGATAGAATCATCCGTGGTCGTCAAGGGCAGGATGTTCAAGGACGAAAGGGCCCCCGGTGGCTATGAGATAAGGGCCACATCCTTCCATCTTATCGGTGCTGCAGCACCGTTCCCCATAACCGAATATCAGAGCGAGGAGCTCCTTCTTGACAACAGGCACCTTTGGATCAGGTCCAGGGAACAGACCGCGGTGATGAAGGTCAAAGCATCCTTGATGAAGGGGGCAAGGGAATGGCTCAACTCGAACGAGTTCTACGAGGTGACACCGCCTATACTTACAAAAAATGCCTGCGAGGGCGGGGTGACCCTCTTCAAGCTGAAATACTTCGATGACCAGGCATTCCTGAGCCAGAGCGCGCAGATGTATCTGGAGGCCATGATATTCTCGTTGGAGAGGGTATACGCAATAACGCCCTCATTCAGGGCCGAGAAGTCCCGGACGACCAGACATCTGACCGAATTTTGGCACCTCGAGCTGGAGGAGGCCTGGACGGACAACGCTCAGAACATGGAGATACAGGAGAAGCTGGTATCGGCGATGGTAGATAAGGCCGTCCAGGAGCGCCCCGAGGAGCTCAGACTTCTCGGGCGGGACATCGAGGACCTCAAGGAGATAGCGCCCCCTTTCAAAAGGGTGACCTACTCCCAGATGATCGACAGGTTGAAGAAAAAGAACTTCGAGATCGAATGGGGCTCGGACCTTGGGGCACCGGAGGAGAGGGCCGTGACAGAGGATGAGAAGGTACCCACCTTTGTCATGAACTTCCCGAAGGAGTGCAAGGCCTTCTACATGAAAGAAGACCCTGAGGACCCAAGGACCGTGAAGTGCGCGGACCTTCTTGCGCCTGAAGGCTACGGGGAGATAATCGGGGGCAGCGAGAGGGAGACCGACCTTAACAAACTTCTTGCCAGGTTGGAGGAGCATCAGGTACCTGTTGAAGCATATCAATGGTATCTTGACCTGAGGAGGTTCGGGTCCGTCCCGCACTCCGGCTTCGGCCTTGGCATAGAGCGCGTGGTCAGATGGGTCTGCAAGCTCGAGCACATCAGGGATGCCATACCGTTCCCGAGGACGGTGGCAAGGGTCTATCCCTGA
- the gcvT gene encoding glycine cleavage system aminomethyltransferase GcvT, translating into MDRRAIGQCDDMRRTPLYEEHLASGARMVDFAGWEMPIQYQGIIDEHLAIRSRAGIFDVSHMGDVLISGPNAKDLLLRLLTNDISKLPVWKALYSHILNERGKIIDDTIVYRLGEEEYLLIPNAATTDRVVEWIEEHRSSEVVENISSRVACIALQGPMAVNILQRLTSEDVPSIYHFTCRFLDLGTKVSGDVIWNGKALVARTGYTGEDGFEIMLDSSLAVEVWRKLLSAGRQDGLVPAGLGARDTLRLEMGYLLSGTDFDGSQSSVQTGPSWVIKWDHDFIGREALRADAANGSLPRLACIQLESKGIPRHGYYIMHDGKVVGHVTSGTFSPSLRRGIAMGYLPPELAKEGQEVGIAIRNERVPAKVVRPPFLKR; encoded by the coding sequence ATGGACCGTCGTGCCATCGGTCAGTGTGATGATATGAGGAGGACCCCGCTCTACGAGGAGCATCTGGCATCAGGGGCCAGGATGGTCGATTTCGCAGGTTGGGAGATGCCGATACAGTACCAAGGCATAATCGACGAACATCTGGCCATCAGGTCAAGGGCCGGTATTTTCGATGTGTCCCACATGGGGGACGTCCTTATCTCGGGTCCCAACGCAAAGGACCTCCTTCTCAGGCTCCTCACCAACGATATTTCGAAGCTCCCGGTCTGGAAGGCTCTCTATTCACATATATTGAATGAAAGGGGGAAGATAATTGACGACACCATCGTCTATCGGTTGGGCGAGGAAGAGTACCTGCTCATCCCTAACGCTGCCACGACCGACCGGGTGGTCGAATGGATCGAGGAGCACAGAAGCTCGGAGGTCGTTGAGAACATCTCGTCCAGGGTCGCATGCATTGCCCTCCAAGGACCGATGGCGGTCAACATATTGCAGAGGCTGACGTCAGAGGATGTCCCCTCCATCTATCATTTCACATGCAGGTTCCTCGACCTTGGTACGAAGGTGAGCGGGGATGTGATCTGGAACGGAAAGGCCCTGGTCGCCCGGACCGGATACACAGGTGAGGACGGTTTCGAGATAATGCTCGACAGCTCTCTCGCAGTGGAGGTCTGGAGGAAACTTCTCTCGGCTGGAAGGCAGGACGGGCTTGTGCCAGCAGGCCTTGGGGCCAGGGACACCCTGAGACTGGAGATGGGGTATCTCCTGTCGGGAACGGACTTCGACGGCTCACAGAGCTCTGTCCAGACGGGACCGTCGTGGGTCATCAAATGGGACCATGACTTCATAGGGCGCGAGGCCCTGAGGGCAGATGCCGCCAATGGGTCCCTTCCCCGATTGGCCTGCATTCAGCTCGAGTCAAAGGGCATACCTAGACATGGATACTACATCATGCATGATGGGAAGGTCGTGGGGCATGTGACGTCCGGCACATTCTCTCCATCATTGAGAAGGGGGATTGCGATGGGCTATCTGCCCCCTGAGCTGGCGAAGGAAGGGCAGGAGGTGGGGATCGCCATCAGGAACGAGAGGGTGCCCGCCAAGGTGGTCAGGCCGCCCTTCCTGAAGAGGTGA
- a CDS encoding NGG1p interacting factor NIF3, with protein sequence MSLKLGEIYRLAIEKGMENDVRTKEEIASDLARVQKRYEKMDVKEKDRFDTDALWNPYADCRVLFGDLEKEVRTVLWGIDIATPEVLLADRLREKGRRIDALISHHPIGRARARLHEAMPVLEYLMRSAGVPITTAEDILGPRMREIRNLTAVDNHMQTIDAARLLDIPLMCLHSCTDNLVQRFIEKLVEERRPERIEDILELLLELPEFDRMARNGNGPEVYVGDRGRRAGKIMVKMCGGTSGPKEMFEELSDAGVGTYMCMHLPENQLEEAKKHHINIIITGHEASDSLGVNLLADEVEARGVEVVPFSGLIRVKRN encoded by the coding sequence ATGTCCCTCAAACTCGGGGAGATCTATCGCTTGGCCATTGAAAAGGGGATGGAGAACGACGTCCGCACCAAGGAGGAGATCGCTTCTGACCTCGCACGGGTCCAGAAGAGATATGAAAAGATGGACGTCAAGGAAAAGGACCGTTTTGACACGGACGCGCTATGGAACCCCTATGCGGACTGCCGGGTCCTCTTTGGGGACCTTGAGAAGGAGGTCAGGACCGTCCTTTGGGGCATCGACATCGCGACCCCGGAGGTCCTTCTGGCCGACCGCCTGAGGGAGAAGGGAAGAAGGATAGACGCTCTGATAAGCCATCATCCCATCGGAAGGGCAAGGGCCAGGTTGCATGAGGCGATGCCGGTGCTCGAATACCTTATGCGCTCTGCTGGGGTCCCGATCACTACGGCCGAGGACATCCTCGGGCCGAGGATGAGGGAGATCCGCAATCTTACGGCCGTTGACAATCATATGCAGACGATAGATGCGGCTAGACTGTTGGACATACCATTGATGTGCCTGCACTCTTGCACCGACAATCTTGTGCAGAGGTTCATAGAGAAGCTGGTGGAAGAAAGAAGGCCAGAAAGGATCGAGGATATCCTCGAGCTTCTGCTGGAGCTTCCAGAGTTCGATCGCATGGCACGGAACGGGAACGGCCCTGAGGTCTATGTCGGGGACAGAGGAAGGCGTGCTGGGAAGATCATGGTCAAGATGTGCGGCGGGACCTCTGGCCCTAAGGAGATGTTCGAAGAGCTCTCGGACGCTGGCGTCGGAACCTACATGTGCATGCACCTCCCTGAGAACCAGCTCGAGGAGGCAAAGAAACATCATATCAATATCATCATTACAGGTCATGAGGCCTCGGACTCGCTAGGAGTCAATCTTCTGGCGGACGAGGTCGAGGCCAGAGGGGTGGAGGTCGTCCCGTTCTCAGGGTTGATCAGGGTGAAGAGGAATTGA
- a CDS encoding AAA family ATPase, whose protein sequence is MSSKLKRHGRVFKDQSKLSFDYVPERLVHREKQLEILSSIFRPVLEGQMSQTAMLVGSVGTGKTATTKRFCLDAQRASEGSGRAIDFIIVNCRQRSSENAVLQRLIAHFDDRYPDRGFSTAEMLRAIAKHIEKRKIHLIVVLDEADVLVRRGASDLIYQLSRFDEEKICPRPSLSLILISQKYVLDMLDQAAVSTFRRANAIRFERYSSQELKDIVSSRAELALFPGSIDDGPVQLIADIASEFGDARFAIELLEKAGMIAEEGGHDSILAEHVRAAKALTYSVVTESKIEDLDRQRKLVLLAICRSMKDQAYVTTGEVERAYKVVAEEHGEKARAHTQFWEYVQDLSNNGLISTKVTGDPSGGRTTYISLPDIPAKVLAEKLESVLRP, encoded by the coding sequence TTGAGCTCAAAACTTAAGCGGCATGGTAGGGTCTTCAAGGACCAGTCGAAGCTTTCCTTCGATTATGTACCTGAAAGGCTGGTCCATCGTGAAAAGCAATTGGAGATATTGAGCTCCATCTTCAGACCGGTCCTGGAGGGACAGATGTCCCAGACCGCCATGCTCGTGGGCAGCGTCGGGACGGGCAAGACGGCGACGACGAAAAGGTTCTGCCTTGATGCGCAGAGGGCATCTGAGGGGTCGGGGCGCGCCATCGATTTCATCATCGTGAACTGCAGACAAAGGAGCTCTGAGAATGCCGTCCTCCAGAGGTTGATCGCTCATTTCGACGACCGCTACCCCGACAGGGGCTTCTCGACCGCTGAGATGCTCAGGGCGATCGCGAAACACATCGAAAAGAGAAAGATACACCTGATAGTCGTCCTGGACGAGGCGGACGTCCTTGTGAGAAGGGGTGCCTCGGACCTCATCTACCAATTGTCGCGGTTCGATGAGGAGAAGATCTGCCCAAGGCCATCGCTCTCCCTGATCCTGATCTCCCAAAAATATGTGCTTGACATGCTGGACCAGGCGGCGGTCTCGACTTTCCGCCGAGCGAACGCCATCCGCTTTGAGAGATACAGCTCTCAGGAGCTGAAGGACATTGTGAGCTCCAGGGCGGAACTGGCCCTGTTCCCAGGTTCGATCGATGATGGCCCCGTCCAACTTATCGCCGATATCGCCTCAGAGTTCGGTGATGCAAGGTTCGCCATCGAGCTCCTGGAAAAAGCTGGGATGATTGCCGAGGAGGGGGGGCATGATTCCATATTGGCCGAGCACGTACGTGCAGCGAAGGCGCTCACATATTCCGTGGTCACCGAATCGAAAATAGAAGACCTGGACAGACAAAGAAAGCTGGTCCTTTTGGCCATATGCCGGTCCATGAAGGACCAGGCCTATGTGACGACCGGGGAGGTCGAGAGGGCATATAAGGTAGTAGCTGAGGAACATGGGGAGAAGGCAAGGGCCCACACGCAGTTCTGGGAATATGTACAGGACCTTTCCAACAATGGGCTGATCAGCACGAAGGTCACGGGAGACCCGTCGGGAGGTAGGACGACATACATCTCATTGCCAGATATTCCTGCGAAGGTCCTCGCCGAAAAATTGGAGTCCGTGCTGCGGCCGTGA
- a CDS encoding GNAT family N-acetyltransferase, which produces MNIRPASMDDLDGLLEIEVSCFGSERFDSKMLTSIMLDERNETFVAEEGHVIIGSAMVHHDPALGRSRILSIAILPSERERGKGRALLEHLEEMARSKGSKIMELEVRIVNVAAIGLYLSSGYRPQGIIPNYFGRGEDALYMEKSL; this is translated from the coding sequence ATGAACATCCGCCCTGCCTCGATGGACGACCTAGACGGCCTTCTGGAAATAGAGGTCTCCTGCTTTGGGAGCGAAAGGTTCGATTCCAAGATGCTGACGAGCATCATGCTGGATGAGCGCAACGAGACGTTCGTCGCGGAGGAGGGGCATGTCATCATAGGGTCTGCCATGGTCCATCATGATCCTGCATTAGGACGTTCCAGGATCCTGTCCATCGCCATCCTTCCTTCTGAGAGGGAGAGGGGGAAAGGAAGGGCGCTTTTGGAGCATCTCGAGGAAATGGCGAGATCTAAGGGCTCCAAGATAATGGAGCTTGAGGTCAGGATCGTCAATGTTGCGGCCATAGGGCTCTATCTCTCATCGGGATATCGTCCCCAAGGGATCATACCGAACTACTTTGGTCGAGGAGAGGATGCCCTCTATATGGAGAAATCCCTCTAA
- a CDS encoding 50S ribosomal protein L1: MVEKTTLAAVKEVLEKSPKRNFRETVDLSINLKDVDLSIPKNRIQEDVILPHGRGRDIKVCVIGGGELAMKARGVADKVIMPEELGTLADDKKAAKKIANEMDFFIAEATLMPTVGKRLGIVLAPRGKMPKPIAPGADPRPLVENLRKSVTVRSKDKMTFHTTVGTTAMTPEELAENIELVLKRISAKLEKGTMNIRSVYVKTTMGPSRKIM, encoded by the coding sequence TTGGTAGAAAAGACGACACTTGCGGCCGTCAAGGAAGTGCTGGAGAAATCTCCTAAGCGCAATTTTCGTGAGACGGTCGACCTATCGATAAACCTGAAGGACGTTGACCTGTCCATCCCAAAGAACAGGATACAGGAGGACGTCATTCTGCCCCACGGTAGGGGCCGCGACATCAAGGTCTGCGTCATCGGTGGCGGAGAGCTCGCCATGAAGGCACGCGGGGTCGCGGACAAGGTCATAATGCCCGAGGAGCTCGGGACGCTCGCCGACGATAAAAAGGCGGCAAAGAAGATCGCCAATGAGATGGATTTCTTCATTGCGGAGGCGACTTTGATGCCCACTGTCGGTAAGAGGCTAGGTATCGTTCTCGCCCCGAGGGGCAAGATGCCCAAGCCTATCGCACCAGGTGCTGACCCAAGACCTTTGGTCGAGAACCTGCGCAAGAGCGTCACGGTGCGAAGCAAGGACAAGATGACCTTCCACACCACGGTAGGGACGACAGCCATGACGCCGGAGGAACTGGCCGAGAACATCGAGCTGGTGCTCAAGCGCATTTCCGCAAAGCTAGAGAAAGGAACGATGAACATCAGATCGGTCTACGTCAAGACGACGATGGGACCTTCGAGGAAGATAATGTGA
- a CDS encoding 50S ribosomal protein P1 produces the protein MEYIYSALVLHAAGKQISEDAVAAVLKAAGVEADAAKVKALTASLEGVNIDEAIASAMVAAAPAAAPAAAGAAPAAEPKKEEKKEEAVSEEEAAAGLSALFG, from the coding sequence ATGGAGTACATATACAGCGCCCTGGTTCTTCACGCCGCTGGTAAGCAGATTTCCGAGGACGCCGTCGCTGCCGTATTGAAGGCCGCCGGCGTCGAGGCCGATGCCGCTAAGGTAAAGGCCTTGACCGCATCCCTCGAGGGTGTCAACATCGATGAGGCGATCGCCTCCGCGATGGTTGCCGCCGCCCCTGCCGCAGCCCCGGCCGCCGCCGGTGCAGCACCTGCCGCTGAGCCAAAGAAGGAAGAGAAGAAGGAGGAGGCCGTTTCCGAGGAAGAGGCCGCCGCTGGACTCTCTGCCCTCTTCGGCTGA
- a CDS encoding cupin domain-containing protein: protein MAKKGFITDIEKETVKNTDFRRVLYTGKYSQLVLMTLRPGEEIGSEVHDTVDQFFRFEEGEGEVIINDVVHKVKDGMAVIVPSGAKHNVVNTSKKKDLKLYTIYSPPEHMDKTVRHTKAQALAEPEEYDGKPTE, encoded by the coding sequence ATGGCAAAGAAGGGATTTATCACTGACATCGAGAAGGAGACTGTCAAGAACACCGATTTCCGCCGTGTGCTGTATACAGGTAAGTATAGCCAGCTGGTGCTCATGACCCTGAGGCCCGGCGAGGAGATAGGCTCTGAGGTACACGATACAGTAGACCAGTTCTTCAGGTTCGAGGAGGGAGAGGGAGAGGTCATAATCAATGATGTGGTGCATAAAGTGAAGGACGGCATGGCCGTCATTGTACCATCGGGGGCGAAGCACAACGTGGTCAATACCTCCAAGAAGAAGGACCTCAAGCTCTATACGATATACTCGCCGCCGGAGCACATGGACAAGACCGTCCGTCACACCAAGGCGCAGGCATTGGCCGAGCCGGAAGAGTACGACGGGAAACCGACGGAGTGA
- a CDS encoding PAS domain S-box protein — translation MERVSARLMADLAPVMIWVSGADKQCIFFNRPWLEFRGRRMEEELGDGWTEGLHPEDKEMCIQTYNRSFDERLPLRMEYRIRRHDGTYRWVLDSAKPIITEDGTFMGYIGTVIDIDDMKRTEELNRKLQEQVFHSQKMEAIGSMAAGLAHDLKNLLTVIKGNSDLIKAHSEKGSKTERYADNINEASMRASELVNKLLLVSRRQPMNRSTVDLGSVAYGTLQLIESLLPAGIEVRYEKEEGLWPVEGDQGMLEQMLVNLVTNARDAMPSGGTLLISLRNEVVSEAAVNNGASPGCYVVLTVSDSGIGMTPEVMSRMFDPFFTTKPEGKGTGLGLSIAYGVVKGHGGWIEVKSEIGKGSVFNIYLPVGQKALQI, via the coding sequence GTGGAACGGGTAAGTGCAAGGTTGATGGCCGATCTGGCACCGGTCATGATCTGGGTCTCAGGGGCCGACAAGCAGTGCATCTTTTTCAACAGGCCATGGTTAGAGTTCAGAGGAAGGAGAATGGAGGAGGAGCTTGGCGACGGATGGACGGAGGGGCTCCATCCGGAGGACAAAGAGATGTGCATCCAGACCTATAACCGGTCCTTCGATGAGAGGCTCCCTCTCAGGATGGAATACAGGATCAGACGTCATGATGGTACATACAGATGGGTCCTGGACTCAGCGAAACCGATCATCACGGAGGACGGCACATTCATGGGGTATATCGGCACCGTCATCGACATAGACGACATGAAAAGGACGGAGGAGCTCAACAGAAAATTGCAGGAACAAGTGTTCCATTCACAAAAGATGGAAGCGATCGGAAGCATGGCGGCCGGACTGGCGCATGACCTCAAGAACCTTCTTACAGTCATAAAGGGCAACTCGGACCTGATCAAGGCCCATTCCGAAAAGGGGAGCAAGACGGAGAGGTATGCCGACAACATCAATGAGGCCTCGATGAGAGCGTCCGAACTTGTGAACAAACTGCTATTGGTGAGCAGGAGACAACCAATGAACAGGTCGACAGTGGACCTAGGCTCGGTCGCATACGGGACACTTCAGCTTATAGAGAGCCTCTTACCCGCCGGCATTGAGGTCAGGTACGAAAAGGAGGAAGGATTGTGGCCGGTCGAAGGGGACCAGGGGATGCTGGAACAGATGTTGGTGAACCTGGTCACCAACGCAAGGGATGCCATGCCCTCTGGAGGCACATTGCTCATCTCCCTCAGGAATGAGGTCGTCAGTGAGGCGGCCGTCAATAATGGCGCCTCTCCCGGGTGTTACGTGGTCCTAACTGTGTCCGACTCGGGAATCGGCATGACGCCAGAGGTCATGTCGAGAATGTTCGACCCTTTCTTCACCACCAAACCTGAGGGCAAAGGGACCGGGCTCGGGCTGTCGATAGCATATGGTGTGGTCAAAGGTCATGGTGGTTGGATCGAGGTAAAGAGCGAGATAGGTAAGGGCTCGGTGTTCAACATCTATCTTCCGGTCGGACAGAAGGCCCTACAGATATGA
- a CDS encoding 50S ribosomal protein L10: protein MAHVATWKKDVVKDLTEQMTSHQVVAVVNLRGIPSAQLQKMRADLRKDANLVMTRNTLMDIAITEAAKKRPGLEALKEVVDGQCAIVTTDMNPFKLFRAMEATKSPAPAKPGDIAPEDITIKAGETPFKPGPIVGELQKVGIPAGIENGKVVFKKDKVLVEKGKPVPDDIAKVLPRLEIFPMTVGLDLMAAFEDGLLYRRDVLNIPADYYTTMLSTASRNALALSMHIAYVTPQTITPLLAKAYREAMALSVEAAYPTKDNIKILLAKADAQMAALARKTDGLEDERLKKRI from the coding sequence ATGGCACACGTTGCAACTTGGAAGAAGGACGTCGTCAAGGACCTGACCGAACAAATGACCTCGCACCAGGTGGTGGCGGTCGTCAACTTGAGAGGCATCCCGTCCGCACAGCTGCAGAAGATGCGCGCCGACCTGAGGAAGGATGCGAACCTCGTGATGACGAGGAACACCCTCATGGACATCGCGATCACCGAGGCTGCAAAGAAGAGGCCTGGCCTGGAGGCCCTGAAGGAGGTCGTCGACGGGCAATGCGCCATCGTGACCACCGACATGAACCCGTTCAAGCTGTTCAGGGCCATGGAGGCCACCAAGAGCCCCGCGCCAGCAAAGCCCGGTGATATCGCCCCCGAGGACATCACCATAAAGGCCGGAGAGACGCCCTTCAAGCCGGGCCCGATCGTTGGCGAACTTCAGAAGGTCGGCATTCCGGCCGGTATCGAGAACGGTAAGGTCGTGTTCAAGAAGGACAAGGTCTTGGTGGAGAAAGGAAAGCCGGTACCTGACGATATCGCCAAGGTACTGCCACGCCTGGAGATATTCCCAATGACCGTTGGTCTTGACCTGATGGCGGCCTTCGAGGACGGTCTCTTGTACCGCAGGGACGTGCTGAACATCCCGGCGGACTACTACACGACGATGCTGTCCACCGCTAGCAGGAACGCGCTCGCTCTGAGCATGCATATCGCATATGTCACGCCGCAGACGATCACACCGCTGCTCGCCAAGGCGTACCGCGAAGCGATGGCCCTGAGCGTAGAGGCCGCGTACCCGACAAAAGATAACATCAAGATCCTCCTGGCCAAGGCCGATGCACAAATGGCAGCTCTGGCCCGAAAGACCGATGGGTTGGAGGATGAACGCCTCAAGAAGAGGATCTAA